A genomic stretch from Corynebacterium kutscheri includes:
- a CDS encoding MerR family transcriptional regulator encodes MRNNETNLTITQMAETIGLSTHTLRYWEQEGLIEGVQRNSGNQRRYRTDDIEWVRFLLRLKETGMHISQMRRYAKLRKAGTSTLIERRDMLIAHRQAILSQIAKLNSHKHALDSKISIYDQMITNQQGDTYDPH; translated from the coding sequence ATGCGCAACAACGAAACGAACCTGACGATCACCCAAATGGCAGAGACGATAGGTCTTTCGACGCATACATTGCGTTATTGGGAACAAGAAGGACTGATCGAAGGAGTCCAACGAAATAGCGGGAATCAGCGCCGTTATCGCACAGACGACATCGAGTGGGTACGATTCCTTTTGCGCTTGAAAGAAACGGGCATGCATATTTCGCAGATGCGCAGGTACGCGAAGCTCCGAAAAGCAGGAACATCCACTCTCATTGAACGCCGCGACATGCTCATCGCGCATCGACAGGCAATACTTTCTCAAATCGCCAAGCTGAATTCACACAAGCATGCGCTCGACTCAAAGATCAGTATCTACGACCAAATGATCACTAACCAACAAGGAGACACTTATGACCCCCACTGA
- a CDS encoding carboxymuconolactone decarboxylase family protein, whose protein sequence is MTPTDKQHQERFCHGLRVLNTIDGQAGQNVIDGLADIAPELGHQIVAWGFGDIYSRPELEPRQRQLITLGVLTALGGCEAQLEVHIGASLNVGLTKEEIIETFLHASVYCGFPRALNAVAVVRKVFTDRGLLA, encoded by the coding sequence ATGACCCCCACTGATAAACAACACCAAGAACGATTTTGCCATGGTCTTCGGGTACTCAACACCATAGACGGTCAAGCAGGCCAAAATGTCATTGATGGCTTGGCCGACATTGCTCCAGAACTTGGGCATCAAATCGTCGCTTGGGGATTCGGCGATATCTACTCCCGTCCCGAGCTAGAACCACGCCAGCGGCAACTCATCACCCTCGGTGTGCTCACCGCGCTCGGAGGTTGTGAAGCTCAACTCGAAGTACACATCGGCGCAAGCCTCAACGTAGGTCTCACTAAAGAAGAGATCATAGAGACATTTCTGCATGCCTCAGTATATTGCGGGTTCCCCCGAGCACTCAATGCCGTCGCAGTCGTTCGCAAGGTCTTCACTGACCGTGGCCTTCTCGCCTAG